In Pleurocapsa minor HA4230-MV1, a genomic segment contains:
- the cmr4 gene encoding type III-B CRISPR module RAMP protein Cmr4: protein MTINYTYLYLLSPLHTGGTTQEGNLLGIARESHTNFPYIPSSSIRGRLRASVEDKNQKFKLFGTDLENASQLEQGNIWIGDGALLWLPVPSLSHGVVWVSCPMLLKRWARFTGKLDRIPVEYSCNFVNGNSAVYLKDAILKAEELKQWQDWQDFMPQNVQTNTIERAIVLPDRHCGTLIQMSLWRQVKIKLDENKTVDGGFRYEEAIPPDTLMYFTWGTTSAANGKSSEIHQEFSQLLANREILQIGGQESLGRGFVQQWPASVNK from the coding sequence ATGACGATTAATTACACATATCTTTATCTACTTTCTCCTTTACATACAGGAGGAACAACTCAAGAAGGAAACTTATTGGGAATTGCCCGCGAATCTCATACTAACTTTCCCTATATTCCCTCTAGCAGTATTCGCGGTAGACTGAGGGCTAGTGTGGAAGACAAAAACCAAAAATTTAAACTTTTTGGTACAGATTTAGAAAATGCCAGCCAGTTAGAACAGGGAAATATTTGGATTGGTGATGGTGCTTTACTTTGGCTTCCTGTACCTTCCCTGAGTCATGGAGTGGTTTGGGTTAGTTGTCCGATGTTACTAAAACGTTGGGCGAGGTTTACAGGTAAGTTGGATCGAATTCCTGTGGAATATAGCTGCAACTTTGTCAATGGTAATTCCGCTGTTTATCTCAAAGATGCGATTCTCAAAGCAGAAGAATTAAAACAGTGGCAAGATTGGCAAGATTTTATGCCACAAAATGTTCAAACTAACACCATTGAAAGAGCGATCGTCTTGCCAGATAGACACTGCGGGACTTTAATTCAAATGAGTTTGTGGCGACAAGTCAAAATCAAACTTGATGAAAATAAAACTGTTGATGGTGGTTTTCGCTATGAAGAAGCCATTCCTCCCGATACCCTGATGTATTTTACCTGGGGAACTACCTCTGCTGCTAATGGGAAGTCATCTGAAATACATCAAGAATTTAGTCAATTATTAGCCAATCGAGAAATTTTACAAATTGGCGGACAAGAAAGCTTAGGCAGAGGTTTTGTTCAACAGTGGCCAGCATCAGTAAATAAATAA
- a CDS encoding CRISPR-associated protein Cmr3, whose product MYWYIFTPLDILLFRDAKPFTPGERAWAGSVFPPNGHTIAGAIRGLLNSKENLTLKGTFLCYQKELYFPRPLNYVNNSLLHPVAWLDEKSPSQQMIWDRLSPAPLLLKKLANSKDQENKLEQKPRNYLPFSIVTKLLENQDLKPEDWLCQEGESSQPWTIETRSHNAIASDSRQVKDVDGYFVENAIRLHSGWSLAIALDIKIPNTPTSMRLGGEGHRVLIEECSELGEQWQELQQQSQQNYQTRGKSLAYLITPGVFERIHKDQKSVCKSYPWEWKLAHTVNSNQKEGNLVSVATAQPLAISGRIQGTGNGGQGIENKNPSIPAPQVFAAPAGSVYYLEQPDALFQESNEAPSKVKRWRNLGYSELLWISYLDK is encoded by the coding sequence ATGTATTGGTACATATTTACCCCATTAGATATACTATTATTTCGCGATGCCAAACCTTTTACCCCAGGGGAAAGAGCCTGGGCAGGAAGTGTGTTTCCTCCCAACGGACATACGATCGCAGGAGCAATTAGAGGACTATTAAATAGTAAGGAAAACCTAACTCTTAAGGGTACTTTTCTCTGCTACCAAAAAGAACTTTATTTTCCCCGTCCTCTTAATTATGTTAATAACTCTTTACTCCACCCTGTAGCTTGGTTGGATGAAAAATCTCCCTCTCAACAGATGATCTGGGATCGTCTATCTCCTGCACCTTTGTTATTAAAAAAATTAGCTAATAGCAAAGACCAAGAAAATAAGCTCGAACAAAAACCGCGCAATTATTTACCTTTTTCTATAGTTACTAAACTATTAGAGAACCAAGATTTAAAACCTGAAGATTGGCTATGTCAAGAGGGAGAAAGTTCTCAACCTTGGACGATAGAAACTCGTTCTCATAATGCGATCGCTTCTGATAGTCGGCAAGTAAAAGATGTGGATGGTTATTTTGTCGAGAATGCCATTCGTTTACATTCAGGCTGGAGTCTGGCGATTGCTCTAGACATCAAAATTCCCAATACCCCTACCTCCATGAGACTGGGAGGAGAGGGACATCGGGTATTAATCGAAGAATGTTCCGAATTAGGCGAACAATGGCAGGAATTACAGCAGCAATCTCAACAAAACTATCAAACAAGAGGTAAATCCTTAGCTTATTTAATTACCCCAGGAGTATTTGAACGCATTCATAAAGACCAAAAGTCAGTTTGTAAATCCTATCCGTGGGAATGGAAACTCGCCCATACCGTTAATTCCAATCAAAAAGAAGGCAACTTAGTTAGTGTGGCTACTGCCCAACCTCTAGCAATTAGTGGCAGGATTCAAGGAACAGGAAACGGGGGACAGGGAATAGAGAACAAGAACCCAAGTATTCCTGCACCTCAAGTATTTGCTGCTCCTGCTGGTAGTGTTTACTACTTGGAACAACCAGATGCTTTGTTTCAAGAGTCAAATGAAGCCCCCAGCAAAGTTAAACGCTGGCGTAACCTCGGCTATTCCGAATTATTGTGGATCTCTTATTTAGATAAATAA
- the cas10 gene encoding type III-B CRISPR-associated protein Cas10/Cmr2 — protein sequence MTRLYWQAKIWGLLHDPGLKALSHAQDLGREGQWHILQCMAGWRSSKSKSKHESVDPIQAKSLNGTWLEHVGLCDLIASASDRSSIGRLGYGSAVSYREDGLQIHHLLSGESQTLKIPQWHTRLQEGKRKEFLEEKELAVLNLIEEYKDPRLVHWWLWRCYPDLLAKDVLEVYLLPAETRFPDASLWSHTSITSALAGGLAGHYKNPEEYPSKGDRFTRSRPNLVVFTFSPVQELVKASRKMRDFWAGSWLLHYLSAKVCWELAKKYGADTLLYPCLYQQPLIDHWLLQEYPEFSQWIEEPTTQQLLTAGFPNVIVMIVPDNGKQGDEIKDNPIYAVTQYAKQVLEQEWQELGNQSLEFLQKINPAWKDINPHTWEGWLKSQWQTYWTALPIGNLETELHHSYGKNKDKEKERENHKQYQDWCKKQNDFTGLKENSKEPDKSATLFEQNEAEFLKAVFDISEIETETETESKSKSYSRQPNLNVGSWWGNIFDRLRHNLTAVKNARTWSMPTAFGTRSTISGIGSVVHNHQSDWVSEGQTKKFWSDGKNLGLFDGIEELNATEVVKRVLHKILPEILDIPNLSLTYPDLSSGVAGWLKQAKKAGDDEAIKYYQTACREIGDRFDWAKKETDNNNQNSWGIPWIERNYRNLPHPRLINSSWLIEDFADENKNEQKAELSKLRNTIATYFPPGKNPTDWYVIAAGDGDSMSEWLKGTKLKQYREYIPQELIDKIDRFPDEIKQPVTEFLNVQKRMGPATHSALSRSLLDFANQLVPYLTESRYAGRLIYCGGDDILAYTNLWEWDSWLWDIRQCFQGQKDPGNEFDNKGDYWEFTGQGPKTLPDRPLFTLGSAATISFGIVIAHHSVPLAIALQNLWEAEEEAKEHYYLVNNQDSYKDAVQVRAIYGNGNILQATAKFSVFNCWREIVEFAQQHDELDWAIFEQAAEIWLQHPAPEQAILQWTKAFCDRRNIFKNHPESREVFAQKLSDLLSKLFTYSPSKQQDEEIKNWLKLAAFNLRNRQIKTNKEKSCIGTYLPH from the coding sequence ATGACAAGACTTTACTGGCAAGCTAAAATCTGGGGTTTACTTCACGATCCAGGTTTAAAAGCTTTATCCCACGCACAAGATTTAGGTAGAGAAGGACAATGGCACATTTTGCAGTGTATGGCAGGATGGCGATCGTCTAAATCTAAAAGTAAACATGAATCTGTAGATCCGATTCAAGCCAAATCTCTTAACGGCACATGGTTAGAACATGTTGGGCTATGCGACTTAATTGCTTCTGCAAGCGATAGAAGTAGTATCGGTAGATTAGGTTATGGAAGTGCGGTTAGTTACCGTGAAGATGGTTTGCAAATACACCATCTTTTATCTGGCGAATCGCAGACTCTAAAGATACCTCAATGGCATACCAGGCTGCAAGAAGGCAAACGCAAAGAGTTCTTAGAAGAGAAAGAATTAGCAGTATTAAACCTGATCGAAGAATATAAAGATCCTCGTTTGGTTCATTGGTGGCTATGGCGTTGCTATCCAGATTTACTTGCTAAAGATGTATTAGAAGTATATTTGCTTCCTGCCGAAACTCGTTTTCCCGATGCCTCCTTGTGGAGTCATACAAGTATTACTTCTGCATTAGCTGGTGGATTGGCAGGACATTATAAGAATCCAGAAGAATATCCCAGTAAGGGAGATAGATTTACGCGCTCGCGTCCTAATTTAGTAGTATTTACCTTTTCTCCCGTACAGGAATTAGTCAAAGCCAGTCGTAAGATGCGCGATTTTTGGGCTGGTTCTTGGTTGCTGCATTATTTATCAGCTAAGGTTTGTTGGGAACTAGCGAAAAAATACGGTGCAGATACATTGTTGTATCCTTGCTTGTATCAGCAACCATTAATTGACCATTGGTTATTACAAGAATATCCCGAATTTAGTCAGTGGATTGAAGAACCTACGACACAACAATTACTAACGGCTGGTTTTCCCAACGTAATCGTGATGATTGTGCCAGATAACGGCAAACAAGGCGATGAAATTAAAGATAATCCGATCTATGCAGTGACACAATATGCCAAACAAGTTTTGGAACAAGAATGGCAAGAGTTGGGCAACCAAAGCTTAGAATTTCTGCAAAAGATAAATCCAGCCTGGAAAGATATTAACCCCCATACCTGGGAAGGTTGGCTCAAGTCTCAATGGCAAACATATTGGACGGCTTTACCAATTGGAAATTTAGAGACAGAATTACATCATTCATACGGCAAAAACAAAGATAAAGAAAAAGAAAGAGAAAATCACAAACAATATCAAGATTGGTGTAAAAAACAAAATGATTTTACAGGTTTAAAAGAAAATAGCAAAGAGCCTGACAAATCAGCAACATTATTTGAACAAAATGAAGCTGAATTTCTCAAAGCAGTTTTTGATATATCAGAAATAGAAACGGAAACAGAAACAGAATCAAAGTCAAAATCCTATTCCAGACAACCTAATCTTAACGTTGGTTCATGGTGGGGTAATATATTTGATCGCCTACGTCATAATCTAACCGCAGTCAAAAACGCCCGTACTTGGTCAATGCCCACTGCTTTCGGTACTCGTTCCACTATCTCTGGGATTGGTTCAGTGGTGCATAACCATCAATCTGACTGGGTAAGCGAAGGGCAAACCAAAAAGTTTTGGTCGGATGGCAAAAATCTGGGTTTATTTGACGGGATTGAAGAATTAAATGCTACTGAAGTAGTCAAGCGAGTTTTACATAAAATATTGCCCGAGATTTTAGATATTCCCAACTTATCTTTAACTTATCCCGATCTGAGTTCGGGAGTTGCTGGCTGGTTAAAGCAAGCGAAAAAAGCGGGAGATGATGAGGCGATTAAATATTATCAAACTGCTTGTAGAGAAATAGGCGATCGCTTCGATTGGGCAAAAAAAGAAACAGACAACAATAACCAAAATTCTTGGGGCATCCCTTGGATCGAGCGAAATTACCGAAACTTACCTCATCCTCGTTTAATTAATTCTAGTTGGCTAATTGAAGATTTTGCTGATGAAAATAAGAATGAGCAAAAAGCAGAACTGAGCAAGTTAAGAAATACTATTGCTACCTATTTCCCTCCTGGAAAAAACCCCACTGACTGGTATGTAATTGCTGCTGGTGATGGCGATAGTATGAGTGAATGGTTAAAGGGAACAAAATTAAAACAATATCGTGAATATATTCCTCAAGAGTTAATTGATAAGATTGATCGCTTTCCTGATGAAATCAAGCAGCCAGTTACTGAATTTTTGAACGTTCAAAAAAGAATGGGTCCTGCTACCCATAGTGCCTTAAGCCGTTCTCTTCTGGATTTTGCCAATCAGTTAGTACCCTATCTTACCGAATCTCGATATGCTGGCAGACTAATTTATTGCGGTGGCGACGATATTTTAGCTTATACCAATCTTTGGGAATGGGATAGTTGGCTGTGGGATATTCGGCAATGTTTTCAAGGACAAAAAGATCCAGGTAATGAATTTGATAATAAGGGGGATTATTGGGAATTTACAGGACAGGGACCAAAAACTTTACCAGATCGTCCTTTGTTTACTTTAGGATCGGCAGCAACTATTAGTTTTGGAATTGTTATCGCCCATCATTCTGTACCATTAGCGATCGCGCTACAAAATCTTTGGGAGGCAGAAGAAGAAGCCAAAGAACATTACTATCTGGTTAATAATCAAGACTCTTACAAAGATGCGGTTCAAGTTCGGGCGATTTATGGCAACGGTAATATTTTACAAGCTACAGCTAAATTTAGTGTCTTTAACTGTTGGCGAGAGATCGTAGAATTTGCCCAACAACATGATGAGTTAGACTGGGCAATTTTTGAACAGGCTGCTGAGATTTGGTTACAACATCCTGCACCAGAACAAGCAATTTTACAGTGGACAAAAGCTTTTTGCGATCGCCGAAATATATTTAAAAATCACCCAGAATCTCGTGAAGTTTTTGCTCAAAAACTCAGCGATTTACTTAGTAAATTATTTACTTATAGCCCAAGCAAGCAACAAGACGAAGAAATAAAAAACTGGCTGAAATTAGCAGCATTCAATTTAAGAAATCGGCAGATAAAAACTAATAAAGAAAAATCATGTATTGGTACATATTTACCCCATTAG
- the cas2 gene encoding CRISPR-associated endonuclease Cas2, translated as MLFYVIVYDISCDKRRKKVADLLEGYGARVQYSVFECVLDRAQYRQLGDRLKKRIKLDEDSIRIYPITRNTLQQVETWGVGNNLTQPPSSTII; from the coding sequence ATTTTGTTTTACGTAATTGTCTATGATATTTCTTGTGATAAACGACGCAAAAAAGTGGCGGACTTATTAGAAGGTTACGGTGCCAGAGTTCAATATAGTGTTTTTGAATGTGTTCTCGATCGCGCTCAATATCGGCAGCTTGGCGATCGCTTGAAAAAGAGAATTAAACTAGATGAGGATAGTATTAGGATTTATCCCATAACTCGAAATACTTTGCAGCAAGTAGAAACTTGGGGTGTAGGAAATAATCTGACTCAACCACCTAGTTCGACAATTATCTAA
- the cas1 gene encoding CRISPR-associated endonuclease Cas1, producing MKSLYVSQQGCNISLSKETLIVRYREDIVNRVKIPLLEQILIFGKSQITTQAIRACIWQNIPIVYLSRMGYCYGRVLPLERGYRQLSRYQQQLSRGEKLAVAREITLAKLKNSRVLLQRQQRKQQTPILAQTLLNLNYLLTKVEQVQDMEQLIGLEGAGAASYFSAYGEVITNLDFVFVARSRRPPGNPVNAMLSFGYQILWNHLLALIELQQLDPYQACLHQGNYRHAALASDLIEEFRAPIVDSLVLYLINRRMINSETDFVYRNGGCFLNDAGRKNYLQAFLQRMEEEIKTDLGNQPRWDLLLQQVKLYKQFVYQPAQLYQPYLIR from the coding sequence ATGAAAAGTCTTTATGTATCCCAACAGGGCTGCAATATATCCTTAAGTAAAGAAACTTTAATCGTTCGTTATCGAGAAGACATTGTTAATCGCGTTAAAATACCGCTGCTCGAACAGATTTTAATTTTTGGTAAGTCGCAAATTACCACTCAAGCAATTAGAGCTTGTATCTGGCAAAATATTCCCATTGTCTATCTTTCGCGCATGGGTTATTGTTATGGTCGAGTTTTGCCTCTAGAAAGAGGCTATCGTCAGCTTTCGCGCTATCAACAGCAATTATCTCGTGGAGAAAAACTAGCCGTAGCCAGAGAAATTACTCTTGCCAAACTAAAAAACAGTCGCGTTTTATTACAACGGCAGCAGCGAAAACAACAGACACCAATATTAGCTCAAACTCTGCTGAATTTAAATTATTTACTGACTAAAGTAGAACAAGTTCAAGACATGGAGCAATTAATCGGTTTAGAAGGTGCAGGTGCAGCTAGCTATTTTTCTGCTTATGGTGAAGTGATTACTAATCTAGATTTTGTATTTGTGGCTCGTAGCCGTCGCCCTCCAGGGAACCCTGTCAATGCTATGCTGAGTTTTGGTTATCAGATCTTGTGGAATCATCTTTTAGCTTTAATTGAACTACAGCAACTCGATCCTTATCAAGCTTGTTTGCACCAGGGAAATTATCGTCATGCAGCTTTGGCTTCTGATTTAATCGAAGAATTTCGCGCTCCTATTGTTGATTCTTTAGTTTTATATTTGATTAATCGGCGAATGATCAACTCGGAAACAGATTTTGTCTATCGAAATGGCGGTTGTTTTCTTAATGATGCGGGAAGAAAGAATTACTTACAAGCATTTCTGCAACGAATGGAAGAAGAAATCAAAACCGATCTAGGTAATCAACCTCGATGGGATTTACTCTTGCAGCAGGTTAAGTTATATAAGCAATTTGTCTATCAACCAGCTCAACTCTATCAACCTTATTTGATTCGGTAG
- a CDS encoding WYL domain-containing protein gives MNQSSKINRYTNIQALERLLLLIAILIKYPGVGCPNELEKSDDKHHNALKLVQIKLQELALSLGIDLPEQYPATATLRKDLELLRDYQILDHRMYRWGYYLGTGVMSKQELKAAFNALESQAIYQGDPQLRNIYYSLKKRLRGFEFEEQQDFFYPVRQHLNRAINYTDPQEMMNQGEYRHTLYHQIELLEEAIITGQAIELSRNVDPYGENKLGLITLYPLQLIYFDIAWYLIYENAQDGTLSTGRINRFKDYLKVVTSTKARKIAEQQKSLNNAHQLIRNGWGLKLGTFEEQQLELAGKLALISAKVRFFPPVSAFIAEGERRHPRQIIEKHPDYLDYSLKLPLRSLAEFGFWINRYSDNVIVLSPPELKLKHRQAAMSLMQKYQEREATEMS, from the coding sequence ATGAATCAGTCTTCAAAAATAAACCGTTATACTAATATCCAAGCTTTAGAAAGATTATTATTATTAATTGCCATATTAATCAAATATCCAGGAGTTGGATGTCCTAATGAATTAGAAAAATCTGATGATAAGCATCATAATGCTTTGAAATTAGTGCAAATTAAACTACAAGAATTAGCTTTATCACTAGGCATTGACTTACCAGAACAATATCCAGCTACAGCTACTTTGAGGAAAGATTTAGAATTATTGAGAGACTATCAAATTTTAGACCATAGAATGTATCGCTGGGGTTATTATCTCGGTACAGGAGTGATGAGTAAACAAGAACTTAAAGCAGCATTTAATGCTTTAGAATCTCAGGCAATATATCAGGGAGATCCTCAATTAAGAAATATCTACTATTCACTTAAAAAACGCTTGCGCGGATTTGAATTTGAGGAACAACAAGATTTCTTTTATCCTGTCCGCCAACATCTTAATCGTGCTATTAATTATACCGATCCTCAAGAAATGATGAATCAAGGTGAATATCGTCATACTTTATATCATCAAATTGAATTATTAGAGGAAGCTATTATTACAGGTCAGGCAATTGAACTTTCTCGTAATGTCGATCCCTATGGTGAAAACAAACTTGGTTTGATTACTTTATATCCTTTACAACTAATTTATTTTGATATCGCCTGGTATTTAATTTATGAAAATGCTCAAGATGGTACTTTATCTACTGGTAGAATTAATCGTTTTAAAGATTATCTAAAAGTTGTGACAAGCACAAAAGCGAGAAAGATAGCAGAGCAACAAAAAAGCCTGAATAATGCTCACCAATTAATCCGCAATGGCTGGGGTTTAAAATTAGGAACGTTTGAAGAACAGCAATTGGAATTAGCAGGTAAACTGGCGCTTATTTCCGCCAAAGTCCGTTTTTTTCCGCCCGTAAGTGCTTTTATTGCTGAGGGAGAACGAAGACATCCCCGACAGATAATCGAAAAACATCCAGATTATTTAGATTATTCCCTTAAGCTACCACTGCGATCGCTGGCTGAATTTGGATTTTGGATAAATCGATATTCAGACAACGTTATAGTTTTATCCCCACCCGAATTAAAGCTTAAACATCGTCAAGCCGCAATGTCTTTGATGCAAAAGTATCAAGAACGAGAAGCGACTGAAATGTCATAA